The Aureimonas mangrovi genome includes a region encoding these proteins:
- the metH gene encoding methionine synthase: MSIATEALFGAPPKAREDVWSALRKAASERILILDGAMGTQIQGLGYDEDHFRGERFLGCECHLQGNNDLLVLTQPKAIEDIHFAYLMAGADIVETNTFSGTTIAQADYEMEAVVYELNREGVRLAANACRRAESADGRRRFVAGAVGPTNRTASISPDVNNPGFRATSFDELRIAYAQQIRGLLDGGSDIILIETIFDTLNAKAAIFAAEEVFAEAGVSLPVMISGTITDLSGRTLSGQTPTAFWNSVRHAKPFTIGLNCALGAEAMRPHLAEISAVADTFVCAYPNAGLPNEFGQYDETPEAMARQVREFAEEGLINVVGGCCGSTPEHIRAIAKAVEGMKPRALPEHEPLMRLSGLEPFALTNDIPFVNIGERTNVTGSARFRKLITNQDYAAALDVARDQVANGAQVIDINMDEGLIDSKAAMVEFLNLVAAEPDIAKVPVMIDSSKWEVIEAGLQCVQGKPIVNSISMKEGEEAFLHHARLCRLYGAAVVVMAFDEQGQADSYERKVEICTRAYKLLTENGFPPEDIIFDPNVFAVATGIEEHDGYGVAFIDATRTIRETLPHAHISGGVSNLSFSFRGNEPVREAMHAVFLYHAIQVGMDMGIVNAGQLAVYESIDADLREACEDVVLDRHPDREQSPTERLLEIAERYRGTAGKEAKAKDLSWREKSVEDRLSYALVNGITEYIDADTEEARLKAERPLHVIEGPLMAGMNVVGDLFGAGKMFLPQVVKSARVMKQAVAHLLPFMEEEKRQRAAAGGGEERSSAGKILMATVKGDVHDIGKNIVGVVLACNNYEVIDLGVMVPAAKILETAKAEKVDVIGLSGLITPSLDEMVHVAAEMEREGFDIPLLIGGATTSRVHTAVKIDPRYEKGQTVYVTDASRAVGVVSSLLSPENRTAYMDEVRTEYRKVAEAHARSEAEKRRLPIERARENAQKVDWAAYEATTPSFLGTRVFQDWDLAELARYIDWTPFFQTWELKGRYPNILEDEKQGEAARALFADAQAMLKQIIEEKWFQPKAVVGFWPANAVGDDIRLFIDDERTEERATFFTLRQQLSKRDGRPNVALSDFVAPLGQREYVGGFVVTAGIEEEAISNRFAKANDDYASIMVKALADRFAEAFAERMHEHVRRELWGYAADEAFTNAELIGEAYGGIRPAPGYPAQPDHTEKVTLFELLDAEAAIGVTLTESYAMWPGSSVSGLYLAHPDSYYFGVAKVERDQVEDYAERKGMAVEEVERWLAPVLNYVPAPREAAA; encoded by the coding sequence ATGTCGATCGCGACCGAGGCACTGTTCGGAGCTCCGCCGAAGGCGAGGGAAGACGTCTGGAGCGCGCTGCGAAAGGCGGCGAGCGAACGCATCCTCATTCTCGACGGTGCGATGGGCACCCAGATCCAGGGGCTTGGCTACGACGAGGACCATTTTCGCGGCGAGCGCTTCCTCGGCTGCGAATGCCATCTGCAGGGCAACAACGACCTTCTGGTCCTCACCCAGCCCAAGGCGATCGAGGACATCCATTTCGCCTATCTGATGGCCGGTGCGGACATCGTCGAGACCAACACCTTCTCGGGCACGACCATCGCGCAGGCCGACTACGAGATGGAGGCGGTGGTTTACGAGCTGAACCGGGAGGGCGTGCGCCTCGCGGCCAACGCCTGCCGCCGGGCGGAAAGCGCGGACGGGCGACGCCGTTTCGTGGCCGGTGCCGTCGGGCCGACCAACCGCACCGCATCGATCTCGCCGGACGTCAACAACCCCGGCTTCCGCGCGACGTCCTTCGACGAGCTGCGCATCGCCTACGCCCAGCAGATCCGAGGCCTTCTCGACGGCGGGTCGGACATCATCTTGATCGAGACGATCTTCGACACGCTGAACGCCAAGGCGGCGATCTTTGCGGCCGAGGAAGTGTTCGCCGAGGCGGGCGTCTCGCTGCCGGTGATGATCTCCGGCACGATCACGGACCTGTCGGGGCGCACGCTCTCCGGCCAGACGCCGACGGCCTTCTGGAACTCGGTGCGCCATGCCAAGCCCTTCACGATCGGTCTCAACTGCGCGCTCGGCGCTGAGGCCATGCGCCCGCATCTGGCTGAAATCTCAGCCGTCGCGGACACTTTCGTCTGTGCCTATCCGAACGCGGGGCTTCCGAACGAGTTCGGCCAGTATGACGAGACGCCCGAGGCGATGGCTCGGCAGGTGCGAGAGTTCGCCGAGGAGGGGCTGATCAACGTCGTCGGCGGGTGCTGCGGCTCGACGCCCGAGCATATCCGCGCGATCGCCAAGGCCGTCGAGGGCATGAAGCCGCGTGCTCTGCCAGAGCATGAGCCGCTGATGCGCCTCTCCGGCCTCGAGCCCTTCGCACTGACGAACGACATCCCCTTCGTGAACATCGGCGAGCGCACCAACGTCACCGGCTCGGCCCGCTTCCGCAAGCTCATCACCAATCAGGACTATGCGGCGGCGCTGGACGTCGCGCGCGACCAGGTGGCGAACGGCGCGCAGGTCATCGACATCAACATGGACGAGGGTCTGATCGACTCGAAGGCCGCAATGGTCGAGTTCCTGAACCTCGTCGCCGCCGAGCCGGACATCGCCAAGGTGCCGGTGATGATCGACAGTTCCAAGTGGGAGGTGATCGAGGCCGGTCTGCAATGCGTTCAGGGCAAGCCGATCGTCAACTCGATCTCGATGAAGGAGGGCGAGGAGGCCTTCCTGCACCATGCGCGCCTGTGCCGGCTCTACGGCGCGGCGGTCGTCGTGATGGCGTTCGACGAACAGGGGCAGGCCGACAGTTACGAGCGCAAGGTCGAGATCTGCACGCGCGCCTACAAGCTCCTGACCGAGAACGGCTTCCCGCCCGAGGACATCATCTTCGATCCGAACGTCTTCGCGGTCGCGACCGGCATCGAGGAGCATGACGGATACGGCGTCGCCTTCATCGACGCGACGCGCACCATCCGCGAGACGCTGCCGCACGCCCACATCTCGGGTGGCGTGTCGAACCTCTCCTTCTCGTTCCGCGGCAACGAGCCGGTGCGCGAGGCGATGCACGCGGTCTTCCTCTACCATGCGATCCAGGTCGGCATGGACATGGGCATCGTGAACGCCGGCCAGCTCGCCGTCTACGAGAGCATTGACGCCGATCTGCGCGAGGCCTGCGAGGACGTCGTCCTCGACCGGCATCCCGACCGCGAACAGTCTCCGACCGAGCGTCTTCTGGAGATCGCCGAACGCTATCGCGGCACGGCCGGAAAGGAGGCCAAGGCCAAGGATCTCTCTTGGCGCGAAAAGAGCGTCGAGGATCGCCTCTCCTATGCGCTCGTCAACGGCATCACCGAATACATCGATGCCGACACCGAGGAGGCGCGTCTGAAGGCGGAGCGGCCGCTCCACGTCATCGAGGGTCCCTTGATGGCGGGCATGAACGTCGTCGGCGACCTCTTCGGCGCCGGCAAGATGTTCCTGCCGCAGGTGGTGAAGTCGGCGCGGGTGATGAAGCAGGCCGTCGCCCATCTCCTGCCCTTCATGGAGGAGGAGAAGCGCCAGCGCGCCGCCGCAGGGGGGGGCGAGGAGCGCTCTTCCGCCGGCAAGATCCTGATGGCGACGGTGAAGGGCGATGTCCACGACATCGGCAAGAACATCGTCGGCGTCGTTCTGGCCTGCAACAATTACGAGGTGATCGACCTCGGCGTGATGGTGCCGGCCGCCAAAATCCTCGAGACGGCGAAGGCCGAAAAGGTCGACGTGATCGGCCTGTCGGGCCTCATCACCCCCTCGCTCGACGAGATGGTGCATGTGGCAGCCGAGATGGAGCGCGAGGGCTTCGACATCCCGCTCCTCATTGGCGGGGCGACGACGAGCCGCGTCCACACGGCGGTGAAGATCGACCCGCGCTACGAGAAGGGGCAGACGGTCTATGTGACGGATGCGAGCCGGGCCGTCGGCGTCGTCTCCAGCCTGCTCTCGCCCGAGAACCGCACCGCCTACATGGACGAGGTGCGCACCGAATACCGCAAGGTGGCCGAAGCGCACGCGCGTTCGGAAGCCGAGAAGCGCCGACTGCCGATCGAGCGCGCACGCGAGAACGCGCAGAAGGTGGACTGGGCCGCCTACGAGGCGACGACGCCTTCCTTCCTCGGCACGCGCGTCTTCCAGGACTGGGATCTGGCGGAGCTCGCCCGCTATATCGACTGGACGCCCTTCTTCCAGACCTGGGAGTTGAAGGGCCGCTATCCGAACATCCTCGAGGACGAGAAACAGGGCGAGGCCGCGCGTGCCCTGTTCGCGGACGCGCAGGCGATGCTGAAGCAGATCATCGAGGAGAAGTGGTTTCAGCCCAAAGCCGTGGTCGGCTTCTGGCCGGCCAACGCGGTGGGCGACGACATCCGCCTCTTCATCGACGATGAACGGACCGAGGAGCGCGCGACGTTCTTCACGCTCCGCCAGCAGCTTTCCAAGCGCGACGGGCGGCCGAACGTCGCCTTGTCGGATTTCGTCGCCCCGCTCGGCCAGCGCGAATATGTCGGCGGCTTCGTGGTGACGGCGGGAATTGAGGAGGAGGCGATCTCCAACCGCTTCGCCAAGGCCAACGACGACTACGCCTCGATCATGGTGAAGGCGCTGGCGGACCGCTTCGCCGAGGCCTTCGCCGAGCGCATGCACGAGCATGTGCGCCGCGAGCTCTGGGGGTATGCGGCGGACGAGGCGTTCACCAATGCCGAGCTGATCGGCGAGGCCTATGGCGGCATCCGCCCGGCGCCGGGCTATCCTGCGCAGCCCGATCACACCGAGAAGGTGACGCTGTTCGAGCTCTTGGACGCGGAGGCCGCGATCGGCGTGACGCTGACGGAGAGCTACGCGATGTGGCCCGGCTCCTCGGTCTCCGGGCTCTATCTCGCGCATCCCGACAGCTATTATTTCGGCGTCGCCAAGGTGGAGCGCGACCAGGTCGAAGACTATGCCGAGCGCAAGGGCATGGCCGTGGAGGAAGTTGAGCGCTGGCTGGCGCCTGTCCTCAACTACGTGCCGGCGCCGCGCGAAGCGGCGGCCTGA
- a CDS encoding plasmid stabilization protein translates to MPRGDKSKYTDKQERKADAIADSYEKRGVSEKEAERRAWATVNKDDGGGNKPGGSGRGKETGNPAAHKGGEKGGKAAASRSAADRSASAKKAAETRKRNREKAAG, encoded by the coding sequence ATGCCGCGTGGAGACAAGTCGAAATACACGGACAAGCAGGAGCGCAAGGCCGACGCGATCGCCGATTCCTACGAGAAGCGCGGCGTTTCCGAAAAGGAGGCGGAGCGCCGCGCCTGGGCGACCGTCAACAAGGACGATGGCGGCGGCAACAAGCCGGGTGGCTCGGGGCGCGGCAAAGAGACAGGCAACCCCGCCGCGCACAAGGGCGGTGAGAAGGGCGGCAAGGCTGCCGCCTCGCGCAGCGCCGCCGACCGCTCGGCTTCCGCGAAGAAGGCGGCCGAGACGCGCAAACGCAACCGTGAGAAAGCCGCGGGCTGA
- a CDS encoding NAD(P)/FAD-dependent oxidoreductase, translated as MRGDPRSHGLWEQSAPPAPPTQALEGEDDVDFVIVGAGYTGLSAALHLAEAGARPVVLDACEIGFGGSGRNVGLVNAGLWLRPDEARDALPAPYGERLIALLGAGPQAVFDLVKRHSIPCEAIQAGTLHCAVGAGGERELAARAAQWRKLGAPVRLLDAAEAAAAIGTRAYGAALLDERAGTIQPLAYVRGLARAAILAGATIHTNSPVTRASEENGRWLIETPRGRLRAGFVLVATNAYSHGPFADVGQELVRLPYFNFATAPLPPERVAEILPGRQGAWDTREILSSFRLDATGRLVFGSVGALRGTGHAIHAAWARRAMTQLFPSLRDTAFESCWFGQIGMTADAVPRLHRPAPNMISFSGYNGRGIAPGTVFGRLAAQFMTGSLAEADMPLPFTPLSRVRLRGAREAYYEVGAQLAHAVGART; from the coding sequence ATGAGGGGCGATCCACGCAGCCACGGCCTGTGGGAGCAATCCGCGCCGCCCGCCCCACCGACGCAGGCCCTGGAGGGTGAGGACGATGTCGATTTCGTCATCGTCGGCGCGGGATACACCGGCCTGTCCGCAGCACTGCATCTGGCAGAGGCTGGCGCGCGACCCGTTGTCCTGGACGCCTGCGAAATCGGCTTCGGCGGTTCAGGCCGCAATGTCGGCCTCGTCAATGCAGGCCTGTGGCTGCGCCCGGACGAGGCACGCGATGCGCTGCCGGCACCCTACGGCGAACGGCTGATCGCACTTCTCGGCGCGGGGCCGCAGGCCGTGTTCGACCTCGTGAAGCGGCATTCGATCCCCTGCGAAGCGATACAGGCCGGCACGCTGCATTGCGCGGTCGGCGCCGGAGGCGAGCGCGAACTCGCCGCGCGCGCCGCACAATGGCGAAAGCTCGGCGCGCCCGTGCGGCTGCTCGATGCCGCGGAGGCCGCGGCCGCGATCGGCACGAGGGCATACGGCGCCGCACTTCTGGACGAGAGAGCCGGCACCATCCAGCCGCTCGCCTACGTGCGGGGTCTGGCTCGCGCGGCGATCCTTGCGGGCGCGACCATCCACACGAACTCGCCCGTCACACGCGCGAGCGAAGAGAACGGGCGCTGGCTGATCGAGACGCCGCGCGGCCGGCTGCGCGCGGGGTTCGTGCTGGTTGCGACCAACGCCTATTCGCACGGGCCTTTCGCCGATGTCGGGCAGGAGCTGGTGCGGCTTCCCTATTTCAACTTCGCGACCGCGCCGCTGCCGCCGGAGCGCGTAGCGGAGATTCTTCCGGGCCGGCAAGGCGCATGGGACACGCGCGAAATCCTCTCCTCGTTTCGTCTCGATGCCACTGGGCGGCTCGTCTTCGGCTCCGTCGGGGCGCTGCGGGGAACCGGCCACGCCATCCACGCCGCCTGGGCGCGGCGCGCCATGACGCAGCTCTTTCCGTCCTTGCGCGACACCGCATTCGAGAGCTGCTGGTTCGGGCAGATCGGCATGACGGCGGATGCGGTGCCGCGCCTGCATCGGCCGGCGCCGAACATGATCTCGTTCAGTGGATACAACGGCCGGGGCATCGCGCCAGGCACGGTATTCGGCCGATTGGCTGCACAGTTCATGACCGGCTCGCTCGCCGAGGCCGACATGCCGCTGCCGTTTACGCCTTTGTCGCGCGTGCGGTTGCGCGGGGCCCGCGAAGCCTACTACGAAGTCGGTGCACAGCTCGCCCATGCCGTGGGCGCCCGAACCTGA
- the amaB gene encoding L-piperidine-6-carboxylate dehydrogenase, with the protein MSAANEDIRKETHMLLASLGVSADRLSGGALQVRSPIDGAEIAALRPTTPEEADRAIGEAAKAFASWRAVPAPRRGELVRLLGEELRTHKDALGRLVTIEAGKVVSEGLGEVQEMIDICDFAVGLSRQLYGLTIQSERPDHRMMEQWHPAGVVGIISAFNFPVAVWSWNAALALVCGDPVIWKPSEKTPLTALAVDAILARAIARFGSDAPQGLAALLIGGAEIGERLVEDKRVAVVSATGSTRMGRAVGERVARRFGKSILELGGNNASIVTPSADLDLTLRAVAFAAMGTAGQRCTTLRRLIVHESVYDALVPKLANVYRTISVGSPLSSDALVGPLIDGAAFEAMQASLRAAREAGGTVHGGERVEVAGTASFYARPALVEMPSQSGPVREETFAPILYVLKYTELDEAIALQNDVPQGLSSSIFATDIREVERYLSGAGSDCGIANVNMGPSGAEIGGAFGGEKETGGGRESGSDAWRGYMRRQTNAINYGRSLPLAQGVKFDIG; encoded by the coding sequence ATGAGCGCAGCGAACGAGGACATCCGCAAAGAGACCCACATGCTCCTTGCTTCACTCGGGGTTTCGGCCGATCGCCTCTCCGGCGGGGCACTCCAGGTCCGCTCGCCGATCGACGGAGCGGAGATCGCCGCCCTTCGTCCGACGACGCCCGAGGAGGCGGACCGCGCCATCGGCGAGGCCGCAAAGGCCTTCGCGTCATGGCGTGCGGTGCCTGCGCCGCGCCGCGGCGAACTCGTGCGCCTCCTCGGCGAAGAGCTTCGTACCCACAAGGACGCGCTCGGCCGGCTCGTTACCATCGAGGCCGGAAAGGTCGTGTCCGAAGGGCTCGGCGAAGTGCAGGAGATGATCGACATCTGCGATTTCGCGGTCGGTCTCTCCCGCCAGCTCTACGGCCTGACCATCCAGTCCGAACGCCCCGACCACCGGATGATGGAGCAGTGGCATCCGGCCGGCGTCGTCGGCATCATCTCGGCTTTCAACTTTCCCGTAGCGGTCTGGTCCTGGAATGCGGCGCTGGCCCTCGTGTGCGGCGATCCAGTGATCTGGAAGCCCTCGGAGAAGACGCCTCTGACCGCGCTCGCCGTGGACGCGATCCTCGCCCGGGCCATTGCGCGCTTCGGCTCGGACGCGCCGCAGGGCCTCGCCGCGCTCCTGATCGGCGGGGCGGAGATCGGTGAAAGGCTCGTCGAAGACAAGCGCGTCGCGGTCGTCTCGGCCACTGGCTCGACGCGCATGGGCCGCGCTGTCGGGGAGCGCGTGGCGCGTCGCTTCGGCAAGTCGATCCTGGAGCTCGGCGGCAACAACGCTTCGATCGTCACACCCTCGGCCGATCTCGACCTGACGCTGCGGGCCGTCGCCTTCGCCGCAATGGGCACGGCCGGCCAGCGCTGCACGACGCTGCGGCGCCTGATCGTCCACGAGAGCGTCTACGACGCGCTGGTGCCGAAGCTGGCGAACGTCTACCGCACGATCTCGGTCGGCAGCCCCCTTTCGAGCGATGCGCTCGTCGGCCCGCTGATCGACGGCGCAGCCTTCGAGGCGATGCAGGCGAGCCTTCGCGCCGCGCGCGAGGCCGGCGGCACCGTGCATGGCGGGGAGCGAGTGGAGGTGGCCGGCACCGCCTCGTTCTACGCACGACCGGCGCTCGTGGAGATGCCGTCGCAGAGCGGGCCGGTGCGCGAGGAGACCTTCGCGCCGATTCTCTACGTCCTCAAATACACCGAGCTCGACGAGGCGATCGCCTTGCAGAACGACGTGCCGCAGGGGCTCTCGTCCTCGATCTTCGCCACCGACATCCGCGAGGTCGAGCGCTACCTGTCCGGAGCGGGCTCGGACTGCGGCATCGCCAACGTCAACATGGGGCCCTCGGGCGCCGAGATCGGCGGGGCATTCGGCGGCGAGAAGGAAACCGGCGGCGGGCGCGAAAGCGGCTCGGACGCCTGGCGCGGATACATGCGGCGCCAGACGAACGCCATCAATTACGGCCGCAGCCTGCCGCTGGCACAGGGCGTCAAGTTCGACATCGGATAG
- a CDS encoding DegT/DnrJ/EryC1/StrS family aminotransferase, with amino-acid sequence MSANLPFIDLASQRDRIRPQIDTAIARVVDHGAFIMGPEVGRFEEELSAFAGAKHTVSCSNGTDALTLVLMAWEIGPGDAVFCPSFTFAATAEVVAFLGATPVFVDIHADTFNMDPASLRTAIDEVKATGELRPRAVIAVDLFGQMADYAAVRALCDEHRLSLISDAAQGFGATLDGQRANVFADAVTTSFFPAKPLGCYGDGGAIQTQDDDLAATLRSLRVHGAGTDRYDNVRIGMTGRLDTIQAAVLIEKLAIFEDEIAARGRIAERYNALLADVADVPVLAGGAVSTWAQYTLKLPVGARPAFQSALGKAGVPTAIYYPKPLHRQTAYQAFPVAGNGLPASDGVADQVISLPMHPYLSEADQDRIVAAAREALDADALAAAS; translated from the coding sequence TTGAGCGCGAACCTTCCCTTCATCGACCTCGCCAGCCAGCGTGACCGGATACGCCCGCAGATCGACACCGCGATCGCGCGCGTGGTCGATCACGGCGCCTTCATCATGGGGCCCGAGGTCGGGCGGTTCGAGGAAGAGCTTTCGGCTTTCGCCGGCGCGAAGCACACCGTCTCCTGCTCCAACGGCACGGATGCGCTGACGCTCGTCTTGATGGCGTGGGAGATCGGGCCGGGCGATGCCGTTTTCTGCCCGTCCTTCACCTTCGCGGCGACCGCCGAGGTGGTTGCCTTTCTCGGCGCGACGCCGGTCTTCGTCGACATCCACGCCGACACGTTCAATATGGATCCGGCGAGCCTTCGCACCGCCATCGACGAGGTCAAAGCCACGGGCGAACTGCGCCCGCGCGCGGTGATCGCGGTCGATCTCTTCGGGCAGATGGCGGACTATGCTGCAGTCCGCGCTCTATGCGACGAGCACCGCCTTTCGCTCATCTCGGATGCCGCGCAGGGCTTCGGCGCGACCCTCGATGGGCAGCGCGCCAATGTCTTCGCTGATGCGGTGACGACGAGCTTCTTTCCGGCCAAGCCGCTCGGCTGCTACGGCGACGGTGGCGCTATCCAGACGCAGGACGACGATCTGGCGGCGACCCTGCGCTCGTTGCGGGTGCATGGTGCGGGTACGGACCGCTACGACAATGTGCGCATCGGCATGACGGGCCGCCTCGACACCATTCAGGCGGCGGTGCTGATCGAAAAGCTCGCGATCTTCGAGGACGAGATCGCCGCACGCGGACGCATCGCCGAACGCTACAACGCGCTTCTGGCCGACGTCGCGGACGTTCCGGTGCTGGCGGGCGGCGCGGTCTCGACCTGGGCGCAGTACACGCTCAAGCTGCCCGTCGGCGCGCGCCCGGCCTTCCAGTCCGCACTCGGCAAGGCCGGCGTGCCCACGGCGATCTACTACCCCAAGCCGCTGCACCGGCAGACCGCGTATCAGGCCTTCCCGGTCGCCGGAAACGGCCTGCCGGCAAGCGACGGGGTGGCCGATCAGGTGATCTCGCTGCCGATGCACCCATATCTTTCCGAAGCCGATCAGGACCGGATCGTTGCGGCCGCGCGCGAGGCGCTGGACGCGGACGCGCTCGCCGCGGCGAGCTAG
- the modC gene encoding molybdenum ABC transporter ATP-binding protein codes for MADLIDVKLAGRLGNFDLDTAFQAPMRGITALFGPSGCGKTTILRALAGLQRLEGHILVGDEDWQRGRSFLPTHRRAVGYVFQEASLFPHLSVRRNLTYGQRRAKGADHAIRFDDVVELLGLSRLVDREPAHLSGGERQRVSIGRALLSQPRLLLMDEPLAALDRMAKDEILPYFEALHAELRIPILLVSHDIAEVERLADHLVLMREGRVVSSGPVNEALTARGSPLGLRRDLASILPGTVSRTDTDGILVLDVLGQEILTVGSGFAPGAPVRVRIAAGDVSLTRSAAVDTSILNKVPVRVTGIEPLGEAEAHVYLALGEGAGADFVARLTRRSLNSLKLAEGETATAQIKAVSLLASR; via the coding sequence ATGGCTGATCTGATCGATGTGAAGCTCGCCGGACGGCTCGGCAATTTCGATCTCGACACAGCGTTCCAGGCTCCGATGCGCGGGATCACGGCACTCTTCGGCCCCTCCGGCTGCGGAAAGACGACGATCCTGCGTGCGCTGGCCGGCCTCCAGCGGCTCGAAGGGCACATCCTGGTCGGCGACGAGGACTGGCAGCGCGGACGCAGTTTCCTGCCCACGCACCGACGCGCGGTCGGCTACGTCTTTCAGGAGGCCAGCCTCTTCCCGCATCTCTCCGTGCGCCGGAACCTCACCTACGGCCAGCGCCGCGCGAAGGGCGCGGATCATGCCATCCGCTTCGACGATGTGGTGGAACTTCTCGGTCTGTCGCGGCTCGTGGACCGCGAGCCGGCGCATCTGTCCGGCGGCGAGCGCCAGCGCGTCTCCATCGGACGCGCGCTTCTCTCGCAGCCACGGCTTCTCCTGATGGACGAGCCGCTGGCCGCGCTAGACCGCATGGCCAAGGACGAGATCCTTCCCTATTTCGAGGCGCTGCACGCAGAGCTGCGAATTCCGATCCTTCTCGTCTCGCACGATATCGCGGAGGTGGAGCGCCTGGCAGACCATCTCGTCCTGATGCGCGAGGGGCGGGTCGTCTCGTCCGGCCCCGTCAACGAAGCGCTGACGGCGCGCGGCTCACCGCTGGGCCTCAGGCGCGATCTCGCCTCGATCCTTCCTGGCACGGTCAGCCGGACGGACACGGACGGCATCCTCGTCCTCGACGTTCTGGGACAGGAAATCCTGACGGTCGGCAGCGGCTTTGCGCCCGGAGCGCCGGTTCGTGTGCGCATCGCAGCCGGCGACGTCTCGCTGACGCGCAGCGCCGCCGTGGACACGAGCATTCTCAACAAGGTGCCGGTGCGTGTCACCGGCATCGAGCCGCTCGGCGAGGCCGAGGCGCATGTCTATCTGGCGCTCGGCGAAGGGGCCGGGGCGGACTTCGTGGCCCGTCTGACCCGCCGTTCGCTGAACAGCCTGAAGCTCGCGGAGGGCGAGACGGCAACCGCTCAGATCAAGGCCGTGTCGCTGCTGGCGTCCCGCTGA